In Leptospira fletcheri, the genomic window ACCTTCGTAAAGGGAAGAAACTCGCCTGCGGATATGGTTCCCGGTGCTCCACCGATCCCTTCCGTTCCGAATCCTGCGGAAGGGGAAGAGAGAGGCCGAGTGGTAATCTATTCGGGAACCTCTTGGTTGACGGACCAGTACCTTCCCTTTGCCGCGAATTATGAATTGGCTAGCGCTTCTGCCACTTGGATGCACCAAAGCCTGAGCCTGCCGTCGATTCCTCCCAGAAAAGAGGAGGTTCAATCGGTTTCTCTCACCGACGGACAAAAAAGAGCGGTTTGGATCTTAGGTATGTTTGTTTTCCCGGGCCTGATCGCCGGCCTCGGATCCATCTATGTGATCCGTAGGAGAAGGATCGGGAGAAAGGATGAAGACTAAACTTTATATTCTCGCCGGATTGGTCGTACTCCTCTTTACGGTCTTTATCGTGATGGAGGAAAAGAAGGAGGATCTGAGCGAGATTTCCTATTGGAAACTCTCTTTAGATCGATTGGAATATTTTCCTCCTAGTAAGGAATGGATTTCCGAATCGGGTGAGAATTTTTACGGCAATGCGTTTTCCATTTTTTTAAAGGACGGAATCAAAAAAGGGGGCCTATTTTTTTCGGTTTCGAATCGGAACGAGGAAACCGGAGAATGGATCGAGTACGAGGGAGGATACAATTCCGAAAATACGTTTCGCGATTTAGGTCAGCTGAAAGTTAAGGATTTCGAATCCTTGGCGGAGGGAACTTCTCCTTCGGCTTCCTTGAAATTGGGAGAAGGAGCCCCTCGCATCGTTCTATATTCGGGAAATAAGACCAAGACTTTAAGGTTGGGAAAGAAACATTTCAACGGATCCACTCGTATCGTAATGGAAGAGGGAAAGTCGGCGACTCTATTGACCGCCTACAATTTCATCTTCGAGAGATTCCAAAAGGGTCCGGAGGATTTCCGCCAGAGACAGCTCGTTTTTCCCGGGAAGGAATTCGTCCAAGAAATCTATTACTTGGAGGAGGATGGAAAGCCGATTCGCATCGATAACCATCCGTACCAGGAAAACGGAGCCAAACGGAATTATTGGAGAAGGATCTCCGGCCAAATCATATTATTGGAACCGAGACTCGGCGAAGAATTGTATCGTTCCGTAATCGCTTTGAGAGCGGAATTGTATCCGGATGAAGAAAATGGGGCGGGTTTTAAGGTGGGAAACCTGCTTGCCCCCCAGGATACCCGTTCGCAATTTTCTTTGGCGACGTTGAAAGTCTCTTTAAGCGGTGGGGACGAACTTATGTTTCGTTTTCACAAACCTACGGAAATCCAAGGGAAACGTTTTATTCCCACGATCAGGATTTGGAACGGAAGTTTTAAAGAGCCTCCTTTTTACGTGACAGAGGAATCCTTTCGGAAAATCAAAGAGAGTGCCGGCTTGGTGGAAAAAGCCTCCGTTTGGGTCGCTCCAAAGCCGCCTAAGAAAAGATGATCCCGATATCCCAGACAGAATCCATGTCCGAGACGGATAAAGCCAAACTTTCCCTGCTCGAAAAACTGTTTCGCGCTCCGGAGGAGGCTTTCGATCTTTATCTGCGGGAGCCTTTATTGGGACGTAAGGAGTTAGTCCGTCTTCATCTTGCTCTGTGGATTTTGGCTCCGATCTCGAAGTTTGTCGGAAACCTGTTCCGCATAATCATAGAGTGGATATTCTACGATGAAATCACTTCCTCCTTTTTTTCCGGATTGGTCGGTTCGTTTCTCGTTTATCCGCTAGTGTTATTTGTAGTCTTCCAATTGGACGTTCTTCGAGTCTTTTACAGGAGAATCGATAGAACCAAAGGGGAGAGTTATCCGGCGGCGAACATACTGACGATCGCCTTCCTTCCCTTTTCGTCTTCTTCCTTATTTTGGATTCTTCCTTCTCCCTTGCACGCCGGTTTGATCGTGGTGTCGTTGTTATTTTCTTACTATTTAAGTTTCGTAGGAATGAGGCGGGTCAGCGGAGTCGAATCCAAGGAATTTTTGATCTTCTCCCTAACATCGGCGGTTTATCTGCTGAGTCTGTTTCTAATCTTCACTTTCGCGTATAATATCTTTAGGACGCTCTTAAATTGAAAATACATTTGATCGGAATCGGCGGGATCGCAATGGGAAACCTCGCTTCGATGTTGCGGAGTCTGGGTCACGAAGTATCCGGTTCCGATAGCGGAGTGTATCCCCCCATGTCGGAAAAGCTGAAGGACTGGGGAATTCCTTACGGAGAAGGTTTCGACCCGGCTAGATTGAAGGGCAAGGATTTGGTGGTAATAGGCAACGCTATTTCCCGAGGTAACGCGGAAGTGGAAGAGGTCCTAAACTCAGGGATCATGTACGAGTCCATGTCCTCCGCATTGGAACGTTACGTTTTAGCGGATAAGAAAGTGGTCGTGGTCGCGGGAACTCACGGAAAAACCACGACTACTTTTCTCATCCATCACCTTTTAAAGGAAGCGGGTCTAAAGCCGGGTCTGTTCGTGGGGGGAATCCGCCAGGACGGATTTCCGGGATTCGAATTTTCCGAGGGAAAATATTTCGTTATCGAGGGAGACGAATACGATACCGCATTTTTCGACAAAGCCTCCAAATTCCTGCATTACAAACCGACGTACGCGGTCTTGAACGCATTAGATTTCGATCATGCGGATATCTTTAAAGACATAGGGGAAATCGAAACTATGTTCTCCCGGTTGCTGCGTTTGATTCCGGGAAACGGAAAAGCGTATTATTGGTCGGGAGCCGCGAATTTACGAAGACTTTGCAAGGAGGCGTCCAAATACGTCCGATCCGAAGCCTTCGAATTCAATCGGAAAGATTCCGTCCTTTCCTGGAAGAAGGGCAATCTGACGTCGGGGCATAGAGTGTTGCGCACCAGATTCTTCGGAGATCATAATTATAGAAACGCGGAAGTCGCGATGCGGGTATGCGAAGAAATTCTCGAAAAGGAGAATGTCTCTTCCTCGAGAACGGTTCTTTTGGACGCCTTGGAAAAATTTCCAGGAGTCAAAAGAAGACAGGAAATACTTTTCGAATCCTCTCGAACCGTCGTAATCGAGGATTTTGCACACCATCCGGTCGCAGTCGAAGAAACGATCAAATCCGTGCGGAAGGTTTTTCCCGAACACAAATTAATCAGTCTTTTCGAGCCTCGCAGCGCCACTTCGCATAGGAACGTTTTCCAAAAGGAATATTCCTATGCCTTTAAAGGTTCCGCCGTGACTTTCATAACGGAAATCTTTAATTTAAAAAAGGTAACGAAAGAGAACCGTTTGGACGTAAAGAAACTGATTTTAAAACTTCCCAAGCATTCGGGGACCCTTCCTTTTTATTGCCGAGATCCTAAGGACTTGATCGTAAAATTGCGGAAAATCCTTCCCCAATTTGTCGGGGAAAAAATTCTGATCTTAGCCATGTCCAACGGAGCTTTCGGAGGAATCTATCCGACGCTCAAGGAAATCGCGGAATCTAGAAAATGAATCTATCGGAAGAATTAGATAAAATTTATGCCGAGGCGCAGGGACTGATCTCGTCCTCCGCCGACGAAGTCGAGCTGGATAGGAATAAAAACGAATATCTAGGCAAAAAAGGAAAACTTACATCCGTTTTAAAGAACCTCGCTTCCCTTTCGATAGAGGAAAAAAAAACCATCGGAGGAAAGGCGAACGAGATCTCCAAAAAATTGGAAGAGTTCGTTTTGGAAACTCGGGAAAATCTGAAATCGAAGTTGTTCCGCGATCTTGCGGAAAAGGAATGGTTCGACGTCCTTCGCCCCCAAGGTTCCCCGGAACCGGGAACGTTACATCCGATCTCCCATATACAGTACGAAGTAGAGGATATTTTCTCTTCTATGGGATTCGAAATCTGGGACGGTCCGGAAGTCGAAACCGATTTTAACAACTTCGGCGCCTTGAATTTTACGGAAGACCATCCTGCTCGGGATATGCAGGATACGTTTTACTTGGACGACGGAAAACTTCTTCGTACTCACACATCGGCCATTCAGGTTCGTGCATTACGTAAATTGAAACCTCCTTTTCGAATCATCGCCCCAGGCAGGGTCTTTCGATACGAAGAAGTCGACGCTTCTCACGAAACCTGTTTTTACCAGGTGGAAGGCATGGTGGTCGGTAAGGACATATCCGCCGGTAATATGATTTATACGATGGAAGTGCTTCTCTCCAGAATCTTCGAGAGGGAAGTTAAGACCCGTCTACGTCCGGGCTTTTTTCCTTTTGTGGAACCTGCTTTCGAGCTGGACATCAATTGTCAAGTATGCGGCGGGAGCGGTTGTTCCGTATGCAAACATTCCGGCTGGCTAGAGCTCATGCCTTGCGGCCTCGTTCATCCGAATGTTTTCCGATTGAACGGACTAGATCCGGAAAAATGGACCGGGTTCGCCTTCGGATTAGGACTCGACAGGCTCGTTATGATGAAATACGGAATTCATGATATTCGGTATTTGCATTCGGGAAATCTTAGATTCCTGAAACAATTTTAGGACCCGCTTCATGCTTGTAACTCCGATTCAAGTTCGCTGGAACGATATGGATCCTTTTGCTCACGTTAATAACGCGAGGTACGTGTCTTATTTGGAAATCGGCAGAGTCGATTATTGCCGGAGAAAATTCGGAGTAAAAGAAATATATGATATTCCTTTTTTACTCGCTCGGATCGAAATCGATCTGCTCAAACCGGTGGAAATGGACCACAATGTCGAAATCGTAACTTGTGTATCCCATATCGGAAATAAATCCTGGCATTTCACTTCGGTTTTACGCGAGCAAGGAACGGAAACGCTTTTTGCAAAAGCCAAAACGGTTCAGGTTTCTTATGAGCATAAGACTAAGACCTCCGTCCTGATTCCGGATTGGATCCGAAAAATTCTTACGGAAGATCTGGAAAAATTCGAAACCGCGTTCGGGGCCGATAAAACTTTCTAGTCCGTCGGGTCCGGTTTTTCCAGAACGTCCGCTTCCGTAAAATCGGACAATTTGGATGAATGCAAATCGGTTTCTCTCTGGATCCGTGCCAATTGGATCGTAAAGCTGATTCCGGGAAATCCCGAGGTAAGTTCCTCGTTCAGAGATTTTGTAAGTCCTCCATCGGGGGATTTATTGGAATAGAATACCAATGTTCCGGAAACCGTAGACCCCGTAAAGATCAAGGTTTCGCTTCCTCGAATATAATGAATTTCTCCAAGTACGGAAAGTTTTGAGTCTATAAATTCGCGGATATTGGATTTTTGCTTCAATAGGAAAAATGAACTGAAAATGGGGACGGAAAATAGGAAAATCAATAAGCTCGGAAACATGATCCTATTCTCTAATGAGAATCTGGATTCGAATTTTTGCCATATCCTGAAATCCGAAACGAACTGATAGAGGTGTTCATTCTTTTGTCTATGAGAAGATAGTAGGTGAATCAGATTCGGTATGTCATATTTTTCGAATATTATATAAAAGCAGGCGGCACTCGTGACTACGATCAAGGAAAGATTCGCCAAAAAGGACAGGAGCAGTCCCTGTTGAATATCCCAGCGTAAGGATCGTTCTACTGCAAGGCCGAATATGCACAAAGGAGGTAGAAGTGAAACTCCTAATACGGTTCCGATCCCTACTCTATAATGTTCTTTTGCAGATCCGAAGCCGGAGATCACTATTAGGGGACCGCAAAATGCGGAAATAATAAGATAAAATCCTCCCGGACTTACCCGACTCAAGACTTCTGGACTTAATTCCCTGACCGGAGCCATTTTGCTTAAAAGTATCGCGACCAAGATCGTAAGGATAGAACTTAAGAAAAGATTCAATAACGATTTTATGGAAAGATAAACATCCCCGACTGCAAAACCGGCTCCAATTCCGATTACGGGTTTTAAAAGCGGCGAAAGAATCATCGCACAACCTAGGATCAGAGGGCTACCTATAAGGATTCCGATCGTGGCAATGCCCGAAGATGCGGTTAAAATGACCCAATAACGGACGGATTGGATTTGGGCTCCCTCGTCGATTTCTCGTAAGGCGAAAATAGCCTCCTCTTCGCCGATTTTTAGAAGCCTTCGAAATAGGGAAACTCCTGATTCCGTTGTGACGGAAAGGGAAATGCTTTTTCGGTTTCGCGAGAGATCGGTCGAATCGTGCGTTCCGGTCGAACCCTGTTTTTTGGATATCGGCATCGACCCCGAAGTTTCTCTCTAAAAGAGCCGAAAAGCAAGACAAAAAATCCTTCCCATTTTAGCGGTATTAGTTTAATAATCGTATCTTCAAAATTGTACGGAAATTTCTTGCGAGGTCTTATGTTCGGTATTCGCTTTATTAAAACTCGTCCAATCGATTACGTTTTGCTTTTCCGCAGCGGAAAAATCAGAAAGCAGGGCGCAGGTCTGAACTTTTTTTATTACGCCCCCTCTTCGACTTTGGTGATCGTTCCCGCAGATACCAGAGACGCATTATTCATTTTCAAGGAAAATACTCTGGATTTTCAGGAGTTGGATATTCAGGGTCAGGTAACATATCGCGTGCTCGATCCTCAAAAGCTCGCTTCGCTTCTGGATTTTACAGTGGATGTTAAGGGAAAATATCTAGGGGATGGGATCGAAAAACTGGACTTGAGGATGACGAACCTGATCCAAGTAGCGATCCGTGAGAAGTTCCGCTCCTTAAATCTAGCGGATGCACTGACGGCGGCGAGCAGTCTAGCGGAACCGGTTCTGGAGCGTTTGCGCCAAAATCCCGCGTTAAAGGAATTAGGAATCGAGGTTTTGGATTTCGCGATCCTAAAAATCAGCCCTACTCCGGAAATCGCAAGAGCCCTCGAAGCCGCATCTCGCGAGAACCTTCTAAAAAACGCAGACGATGCCGTTTATCAAAGAAGGAATTTTGCGGTCGAGCAGGAAAGAAAGATCAAGGAAAACGAATTACAGACCCAGATTGCCGTGGAGGAAAAAAATAGGACGATCCGTGAAACTCAGATGAATGCGGAAATCGCCGTCCAAGAAAAACAGAAATTGGTCGAAGAAGCGAAGATGGATTCCGTACAAGTAGTGGAAAGAAAAAAGGCGGAGATAGAAACCCAAAAGCTGGCGTCCTTAGTCGATCAGGAAAAAAGGAAAAAGGATTTGGTGGAATACCAAACCCAAAACCTCCTCCAATTTTCCAAGGCAAGAGGACAAGCGACTCGGGAGGAGCTTGCCGCGTTTAAGGAACTTTCCCCTGAGATCGTAGAGATATTGGCGTTAGGAAGTATGGATTCCTCTAAGATCATTTCTCGTGCAGTCCGGGATCTCGCTAAAAACGCGGAAAAGATAGGAAATTTGAATCTTTCTCCGGAGCTTATGTCCTTGCTGATTAATAAGGAAAAAGGAAAGTAAAATTGTCCTTCGATAGGGTCGTAATCATAACCCGTCAAACCCGCTTAGAAGAGAGCATCAAACGCTTCAATACGAAAGCCCAAGCCAGCTTTTACGTTACGAAGCGGGGGCAATCCTTTGAAGACTACGAGTCCGAGGACGATAATTACAGATATGCAAGGGAACTCTTGGTCCGAAGTATCGAGCCTGGAATAAAATTCCATATCATGGATCGGTCCTTTCTCCCGAATTATCTATTCGGACCGAACGATCTGGTGGTGACGCTTGGGCAGGACGGGTTGGTCGTAAATACGGCAAAGTATCTGAACGGGCAACCCATCCTGGCATTCAATCCGGATCCGGATCGATTTGACGGAATTCTTCTCCCTTTTCTTCCGAATCGGGCATCGGACATCATGCGATCCGTTTTTAACGGAAAAATCGGTACCCAAAAAATTTCCATGGCGGAAGCGGGTCTTACCGACGGACAAAAGTTGTACGCTTTCAACGATCTATTCATCGGGGCAAAATCGCATACGAGCGCTAGGTATACATTGACCCACGGAAAAAAGTCCGAACGACAAATCTCCAGCGGGTTAATTGTCTCCACTCCCGCCGGAAGCACCGGTTGGGTAAGTTCCTTATTCAATATGGCCTCCGGCATTTCTTATTTTGCGGGAAACAAAAAAATCAAGACGCTCGAAAGGATTCCTTGGCAGGAAAGAAAGTTATTGTTCATGGTGCGGGAACCTTTCAAAAGCAAATGGAGCGGCGCGGAGTTGGTTGCGGGCATGGTAAAAGAGGGAGACCATATTTTATTGGAAAGTCATATGCCCGAAAACGGGACCATTTTTTCGGACGGCATGGAAACTGATTTTTTGGAATTCAATTCCGGAGCTACTGCGAAGATCCGATTGGCGCAAAAAACCACCGAATTGATTACGGAAGTGGAATAAATGGCAAAGGGAATTTTGATCACTCAATGTCTACAGAACGATTTCGTCGAGCCGATCCAAAAATACGATCCGCTTCCGAATTTGCTGCATGTAGGATACGGGGAAGCTCTCCGTATCATGGGAGAAAAACCGCAGGAAGGTCCGATCGTTTCTTTCATGGATTGGGCATATTCGAAACCGGAAGAGGACCTAACCATCATTCACATAAGGGATTGGCACGATCCGGAAGATCTTTCCCAAAGAGAGCATCTCGTTCAATTCGGAAATCATTGCATCCGCGGCACGCACGGTTCCGAATTCGTATTTCAACATTTATCGAATAGCGGGAAACGCTTTGCGCATACGGTGGACGCTTCGGGTTTGAACGATTTTCATCGCACGGACTTGGAGGAGATTCTAAAAGTTTACGAGACGGAAGAGATCAACGTAGGTCTTACGGGTGTTTGGACGGAAGCGAAGATCAGCTATTTAGCTTACGAACTGCGAACGAGATATCCGAAGTTTCGCATCGGATTGTGCAGCGCTTTGACTGCGAGTTCTTCCAGGCACATGCACTTTATCGCTTTGGACCAGTTGAAGAATCTTTTGGACGTCGAGATTTATCCTTCTTTGGGCGCGTTTTCCGAATTCTTGACCGGAACATCGTCCAAATCGCAACACCATATTTCCCTAAGGGAGGACTCCGTTTCTTTCGACTTTGAAGACGGATTTACGATCCAGGAGGAGGATCATAGAATCCTGTTCTTCCTCTTTCGCGGGTGTAGATCGGTCCGTTTTCGTTGTTTGGATGGCGGTTTTTCAGGAAACGTCGTCCTTCGTGCAAAGAGCGTAGATAGTCTGGGTCATTCCCAAGTTCCGACCGTAATCAAGATCGGACCCAGAGATCCGATTGCGAAGGAAAGAACCTCGTTCGAGCGTATAGAGGAAGTTCTGGGAAATAATGCGCCCAGAATCGTCGACTCCGCAGAAATCGGAGAACGAGGCGGAATCAAATATAGATACGCGGCCATGTTGGAAGGAGAAACCAAAGTTTTTCAGGATCTATACGAATCGTCCGAGGACGAAAACGAAATATTTCCGATTTTGGATACGATCTTCGAAAAGCAATTGGGAAGACTTTATGATGCGGCTGAACCCGAGAAACTGGATCTACTGAAATATTACGATTTTCAGAGCAAATATTCTCCGGGAGTCCGAAGGCGTACCGAGAATTTGATGGGGAAAACGCTGGAAGAAGATACGATTCGATTCCCTTTCGGAAAAGAAGCGTTCAATGTGTGTAATTTTTACGAAAAAGATTTGCTCGATCTTCGGGAATACGGTTCGGCACCTCGGTATCAATCCTATGTTCACGGGGATTTGAACGGAAGGAATATCATCATCGATCCGCAAAGGAACGTATGGTTGATCGATTTCTTCCACACTCATAGAGGTCATGTCCTAAAAGATTTGATAAAACTCGAAAACGATCTTTTGTATATTTTTACGAAAATAGAGGGAGAGGAGCTTGCTGAGGCGTTCTCTCTAACGGATCTTTTGGTTTCACAGCAGGATTTAGGCATTTCGATTCCGAAAGAGGAAGAGATTAAATTCAAAAGTGCTAAAATCAGGAGAGCTTTTCGAACCGCAGTGAAACTAAGATCCTTTTATCCGAAATTGATCCGTTTGGACCGTGATCCCTATCAATTACATGTAGCGACCTTAAGATACGCGATGCATACGCTTTCCTTTGATGAATCTTCCCGCGAACAAAAAATATGGGCCTTATATACCGGCTGTTTATGCGCGGAAAAGGTGAAATAATCCGTACGTTTATCCAAGAGGCTAAGGATAGATAAGATTAAATTATCATCGGGCAAAGGATCGATAGGACTGACCCTACTTCCCGGACGAAAGGATAGGGATCGCAATTTGATCCAGGATTTGAAAACCGTTCGCGAAGAAGGAATGAACCGGATCGTTTCGTTATTAACGGAAAACGAATATTCGGAATATGGAGTGCCCGATATCAAGGCGGAATATCAACGAGAAGGGTTTGACCCGATATTTTTTCCGATTATGGACCAAAGGGCTCCGGCGGATCGAAAAGCTCTCGAATCCTTATTGGATCTGATGGACTCTGAACTGGGTCGTGGGCGCAACATTCTCATACATTGCGTCGGTGGATTGGGGAGGTCCGGAACTGTGGCTGCCGCGTATCTGATCCGCCGGGAAGGATACGGTGTCGAAGAGGCGATCCGCGTGGTCCGCGAGGCGAGATCGGAAAGAGCAATCGAATCCAGAGAGCAGGAGGAATTTTTGAGAAGCCTTTGAGGCAATTTGAAGGCGCGAGCTTGCTATGTTTAGACAGTGTTTATTCTACGCAATTTACCAGACACTGACCTCCGGCGCTTCGGAGAATTTTCACTACATTCGGATTTTCGAATCTATTTTTTTGAACGGCCCAATCCAAAGGAGTCCAACCGCTATTGTCCTTTGCATTTACATTAGCGCCCGCTTGCAGCAATAATTTTGCGACTTCCGGACTGCCGCTTTCGGCCACTTTATGCAAAGGGGTCCAACCGTCGTAATTCTTTAGATTCACGTTGGCGCCGGTTTCCAAAAGCAATTTCGCCATTTTAGGGGCGTTAACTGCACGATAGATCGGAGTTTCTCCGTCGTTTTTGATCGCATTCACGTCCGAACCTACACTGAGTAGGAGTTTGGAAACTTCCAGAGAACCCTGCCCTACGGATCTATGTAAGGGAGTTTCTCCGTCGCTGTTTTTGGAATTTACATCCGCTCCAAGCATCAGTAAAAGCGCCGATATATCCGGGTAACCGTATCCTGTCGCTTTGTGCAAAGGGGTATTATCTAAAATATCTTTCGCGTTCGGATCTGCGCCTTTTAAAACGTTTCGGATAATATCGTCCGGTTTTCTCTGGAAGACGGAGTTAAAAAGATCCGTATCCGCTTGATTATTGGATTGGATCTGCTTCCTCGCGATTTTTACCGCGTCGGGACTGATCAATATCTGTTTATTTTCGATCAATCTCTCTACCGCAGAATTGCTGGAACTTCCGCGGGAATTGGGATCTGCCCCCAGCTTGATGCAAGTATCGATCTGCTTCTGGAATTTTCTATCGATGCCTTCCTGAAGGAGTTCGTCGGCCCTGTTCTGGTCGAATAAATTTCTGCCGGCGTATAGATCTGCTTTATGCTTGAGTATATTATAATTTCTTACTAAATCTTCGCTTGAAAAATCCGACCGAACCAGAGTTTCCAAGCCCTGGCGTAAGCCGTCCTTGATACGATCGAAATGTTTGTTTTTGGCTTTTTCTTCCGTTTCAAGCCCCTCGGAGACGTAATCTTTTTCCAAGGATTGAAAAATTCCTGCGAGTTTGCTTTGGAGATAGGATCGACCCGTAGTCTCCGATGCGGAGATTTTCTTTTCTATTCTGGATTTCAGGTTCCGGTAGGCGATGGTATCCGGTCTTTTGGCGGTCAACTCCGCTCGAACGGATCTGTAGGAAAGCGTAGCGTTCGTAAAGTCGAACTTGGAATAAAACGAGTCTCCCTCCTTTTCGATGCCGTTTAAAACCGCGATGTCGAACTTTTCCACCCTTTCTCCCATCGCCTTTTCCAGATCGCGGATTCGATACTCTTGTTTCGTTTTGGAATGATACTCGTTTTGAATTTCGCGGTATTTATCCAGGAAATTCCGGAGAGAAACCGAGGGAATCGCGTTCCCGGATTTGAATTGGGAGTCGATAACTTCCAGTCTATTTTTATAAATGATGAGATATGCGTTCGCGATTCTAGATCGGATCCCTCTCATGTACTCTTTGATGCCGGTTTTGGATTTTTCCGACAATCTATCTTCCATCGTCGACAAAACATTTTCGTAAATGGAGATGGATCTTTCGTAATTCTTGTTCTTGGAAGCAAGCTCTGCGGCTTCAAGGGCAGCGGCGGCCGCTTCTATAAATCCTTGGGCTCCGCCGTCCGAAGTCTTAAAATCCAATACATTAATATTCGAGCCTTGCGCCGATTCGATTTTAAGAGAGGGGATGTCTACCGCATCCGGATTTACGGAAGATAAGGAAGATATGTTCATGGAGTAATGCAGATCGACCAATTTTCTCCCGGCTTCCCCCGCATAATAATCTACCTGGAACTCACGGAACTCGAAATCGAAATTCGTTTTGATCATGTATGTAAGAAGTTTGGGATCCCGATTTTGGCTCCTTAAATAAACCTTGAATCCGTTGGAAGTATTCGAAATTTCTCCCGAGACCAAAATGTCCGCGTCTACCGCATCCGCTATCTGAGTCATGCAGATCTCGTCGCTGCAATTCTGCTTCTGCTTTAGTTCCGCCTGTCTTAAGAGAGTAGCGATCGAATCATCGTCGGCTATATTGTATTTCCCTTCGAAATTTCGGAGAATCGAATTGATGATTCCGTTTCTGAGACGGATTTCGAAAGAAGCGGGAACTCCTTGCTCCGTTTTGAATTTGTGAATATAAATTTTCGGTAAAGTATTTTCTCCCGCGGAGATTCCGGATAGGAAGAGGAAAGATAGCAACGGAATCGAGCAAAAGAAAATCCTGTTTTTAGAACCTTTGTGCGGTAAGAAGAGAAAATCGAAAAACTTGATCATACGGTATGGAGATTCAATCTTTTATTTTTTTTGGGAGGATACCGGTTCCGCTCGGATCAAAATGGAGTTTCCACTGATCTCCTTGTTTTGAAACGAAAAACCTAGCGTGTCTTTGTATTCGCGCAAAAATCCGTACAAACGACCGGCGTTGTAGAGAGCTTCGATATCCAGCACAATATCTCCGGAATCGTCTTTTCCCCGTTCGGTAACCGAATTGATTCCTCGAATAGAGCGGATGGATGCGGCGACATCTAGATCCGCATAAGTATCGTAGTTCATGCCTCGTATCGTTAAGCGGATCGTATACCCGCGTTTCCATCGGTCTGCTAATCGATTCTTTAACGAAGAGGAAAGTTCGGATAAAATTTGATCCTTGGCCTTTTCGGATCCGAAGTTCAAATCGATGGCGGGTCGTCCTCCTCGGATCGTATCCGCTGCAAGGATTTGTCCGGTGCGGGTTTCTATGAGTTTGTAATTCAAACTTGCGAATGTTCCCCTCATTTCGGAACCCTCGACGATTT contains:
- the pheS gene encoding phenylalanine--tRNA ligase subunit alpha, giving the protein MNLSEELDKIYAEAQGLISSSADEVELDRNKNEYLGKKGKLTSVLKNLASLSIEEKKTIGGKANEISKKLEEFVLETRENLKSKLFRDLAEKEWFDVLRPQGSPEPGTLHPISHIQYEVEDIFSSMGFEIWDGPEVETDFNNFGALNFTEDHPARDMQDTFYLDDGKLLRTHTSAIQVRALRKLKPPFRIIAPGRVFRYEEVDASHETCFYQVEGMVVGKDISAGNMIYTMEVLLSRIFEREVKTRLRPGFFPFVEPAFELDINCQVCGGSGCSVCKHSGWLELMPCGLVHPNVFRLNGLDPEKWTGFAFGLGLDRLVMMKYGIHDIRYLHSGNLRFLKQF
- a CDS encoding acyl-CoA thioesterase, with protein sequence MLVTPIQVRWNDMDPFAHVNNARYVSYLEIGRVDYCRRKFGVKEIYDIPFLLARIEIDLLKPVEMDHNVEIVTCVSHIGNKSWHFTSVLREQGTETLFAKAKTVQVSYEHKTKTSVLIPDWIRKILTEDLEKFETAFGADKTF
- a CDS encoding SPFH domain-containing protein → MFGIRFIKTRPIDYVLLFRSGKIRKQGAGLNFFYYAPSSTLVIVPADTRDALFIFKENTLDFQELDIQGQVTYRVLDPQKLASLLDFTVDVKGKYLGDGIEKLDLRMTNLIQVAIREKFRSLNLADALTAASSLAEPVLERLRQNPALKELGIEVLDFAILKISPTPEIARALEAASRENLLKNADDAVYQRRNFAVEQERKIKENELQTQIAVEEKNRTIRETQMNAEIAVQEKQKLVEEAKMDSVQVVERKKAEIETQKLASLVDQEKRKKDLVEYQTQNLLQFSKARGQATREELAAFKELSPEIVEILALGSMDSSKIISRAVRDLAKNAEKIGNLNLSPELMSLLINKEKGK
- a CDS encoding DUF389 domain-containing protein, which codes for MPISKKQGSTGTHDSTDLSRNRKSISLSVTTESGVSLFRRLLKIGEEEAIFALREIDEGAQIQSVRYWVILTASSGIATIGILIGSPLILGCAMILSPLLKPVIGIGAGFAVGDVYLSIKSLLNLFLSSILTILVAILLSKMAPVRELSPEVLSRVSPGGFYLIISAFCGPLIVISGFGSAKEHYRVGIGTVLGVSLLPPLCIFGLAVERSLRWDIQQGLLLSFLANLSLIVVTSAACFYIIFEKYDIPNLIHLLSSHRQKNEHLYQFVSDFRIWQKFESRFSLENRIMFPSLLIFLFSVPIFSSFFLLKQKSNIREFIDSKLSVLGEIHYIRGSETLIFTGSTVSGTLVFYSNKSPDGGLTKSLNEELTSGFPGISFTIQLARIQRETDLHSSKLSDFTEADVLEKPDPTD
- a CDS encoding NAD(+)/NADH kinase, with protein sequence MSFDRVVIITRQTRLEESIKRFNTKAQASFYVTKRGQSFEDYESEDDNYRYARELLVRSIEPGIKFHIMDRSFLPNYLFGPNDLVVTLGQDGLVVNTAKYLNGQPILAFNPDPDRFDGILLPFLPNRASDIMRSVFNGKIGTQKISMAEAGLTDGQKLYAFNDLFIGAKSHTSARYTLTHGKKSERQISSGLIVSTPAGSTGWVSSLFNMASGISYFAGNKKIKTLERIPWQERKLLFMVREPFKSKWSGAELVAGMVKEGDHILLESHMPENGTIFSDGMETDFLEFNSGATAKIRLAQKTTELITEVE
- a CDS encoding UDP-N-acetylmuramate--L-alanine ligase, yielding MKIHLIGIGGIAMGNLASMLRSLGHEVSGSDSGVYPPMSEKLKDWGIPYGEGFDPARLKGKDLVVIGNAISRGNAEVEEVLNSGIMYESMSSALERYVLADKKVVVVAGTHGKTTTTFLIHHLLKEAGLKPGLFVGGIRQDGFPGFEFSEGKYFVIEGDEYDTAFFDKASKFLHYKPTYAVLNALDFDHADIFKDIGEIETMFSRLLRLIPGNGKAYYWSGAANLRRLCKEASKYVRSEAFEFNRKDSVLSWKKGNLTSGHRVLRTRFFGDHNYRNAEVAMRVCEEILEKENVSSSRTVLLDALEKFPGVKRRQEILFESSRTVVIEDFAHHPVAVEETIKSVRKVFPEHKLISLFEPRSATSHRNVFQKEYSYAFKGSAVTFITEIFNLKKVTKENRLDVKKLILKLPKHSGTLPFYCRDPKDLIVKLRKILPQFVGEKILILAMSNGAFGGIYPTLKEIAESRK